The following are encoded together in the Xanthomonas sacchari genome:
- a CDS encoding DUF819 domain-containing protein — protein sequence MPSTPLITNDIVIFGLIAATLGAVFWTAARPSGFWKRFYGFVPALLLCYLIPGIYNTVGLIDGQHNSLYNPVARDVLLPAALVLLTLTVDLKGILRLGPKLVAMYLGASFSIMLGAVVAFQIMKWLHPVTVAGDTWAGMAALAGSWIGGGANMLAMREVFQVDATTFGQFAVVDVGVGYVWMALLIFLAQRAPAIDARTGADTRGIDDLKQRIAHFQAQHERVASLTDLMLIVGVAFGAVGLAHAIATPTAAWFDANVSWAKQFSLGSPFVWVVVLATTFGLLLSFTRARTLEGAGASRIGTLLLYFLIACIGMQMDLLALFDRPWIFALGLIWLIVHVLLLLALGKLLRVPFFYFAIGSQSNVGGPASAPVVAAAFHPALAPVGVLLGTMGYATGTYLAYVVGIVLRAMAGAG from the coding sequence ATGCCCTCGACGCCCCTGATCACCAACGACATCGTCATCTTCGGCCTGATCGCCGCCACCCTGGGGGCGGTGTTCTGGACCGCGGCGCGGCCGTCGGGATTCTGGAAGCGCTTCTACGGCTTCGTGCCGGCGCTGTTGCTGTGCTATCTGATTCCGGGCATCTACAACACCGTCGGCCTGATCGACGGACAACACAATTCGCTCTACAACCCGGTCGCGCGCGACGTGCTGCTGCCGGCGGCGCTCGTCCTGCTTACCCTCACCGTCGATCTCAAGGGCATCCTGCGGCTGGGGCCCAAATTGGTGGCGATGTACCTGGGCGCGTCCTTCAGCATCATGCTGGGCGCGGTGGTGGCGTTCCAGATCATGAAGTGGCTGCACCCGGTCACCGTGGCCGGCGACACCTGGGCCGGCATGGCGGCGCTGGCCGGCAGTTGGATCGGCGGTGGCGCCAACATGCTGGCGATGCGCGAGGTGTTTCAGGTCGATGCCACCACCTTCGGCCAGTTCGCAGTGGTCGACGTCGGCGTCGGCTACGTGTGGATGGCGCTACTGATCTTCCTGGCACAGCGTGCGCCGGCCATCGACGCGCGCACGGGCGCCGATACCCGCGGCATCGACGACCTCAAGCAGCGTATCGCCCACTTCCAGGCCCAGCACGAACGCGTGGCCAGCCTCACCGACCTGATGCTGATCGTCGGCGTGGCCTTCGGCGCGGTCGGCCTGGCGCATGCGATCGCCACCCCCACGGCGGCGTGGTTCGACGCGAACGTCAGCTGGGCCAAGCAGTTCAGCCTCGGCTCGCCATTCGTGTGGGTGGTGGTGCTGGCCACCACCTTCGGCCTGCTGCTCAGCTTCACCCGCGCGCGCACCCTCGAGGGCGCCGGCGCCTCGCGCATCGGCACGCTGCTGCTGTACTTCCTGATCGCCTGCATCGGCATGCAGATGGACCTGCTGGCGCTGTTCGACCGCCCCTGGATCTTCGCGCTCGGCCTGATCTGGCTCATCGTGCACGTCCTGCTGTTGCTGGCGCTGGGCAAGCTGCTGCGGGTGCCGTTCTTCTATTTCGCGATCGGCTCGCAGAGCAACGTCGGCGGCCCGGCCTCGGCGCCGGTGGTGGCGGCCGCGTTCCATCCGGCGCTGGCCCCGGTCGGCGTGCTGCTGGGCACGATGGGCTATGCCACCGGCACCTATCTGGCCTACGTGGTCGGCATCGTGCTGCGCGCGATGGCCGGCGCCGGCTGA
- a CDS encoding XVIPCD domain-containing protein has product MNQNELSPSDPSTSFSDAVRGQQPQAVDRQLPPLLQDLYHTAAERRAGGAETFAALPDGWTRMDDAALQRAGIDPSLQHDAKSGFDAAFYRNPQGNVVLGFCGTDELKDWKHNIGQGLGFSDAQYASAIQLGSQAKQAFGDNLLISGHSLGGGLAAASSMVNDVPAVTFNAAGVNNKTLEREGLDADAAKAYAADGLIRGYHVKNELLTYLQEDNLLTRGLMPDAAGHQIQLPEPDPLSFGQRLVPGMMLKHRLDLHGIDSVMKAEDLQAQSQGQAQSAGLSTGSRLFNDAVVQLDGQRDRLGLHDDAAFLNTAASVAARAGQDGLQRIDQVLPSRDGDRLFAVQGQPENPAHLRSQVQTAAAAHEPSQANVGQLQQQNLQAPPQQQEERQRSVAMQ; this is encoded by the coding sequence ATGAACCAGAACGAGCTTTCCCCGTCCGATCCGTCCACCTCCTTCTCCGACGCCGTCCGCGGCCAGCAGCCGCAGGCCGTGGACCGGCAGCTGCCGCCACTGCTGCAGGACCTCTACCACACCGCCGCCGAGCGCCGCGCCGGCGGCGCCGAGACCTTCGCCGCCTTGCCCGATGGCTGGACGCGGATGGACGACGCCGCGCTGCAGCGCGCCGGCATCGACCCCAGCCTGCAGCACGACGCCAAGAGCGGCTTCGACGCCGCGTTCTACCGCAACCCACAGGGCAACGTGGTGCTGGGGTTCTGCGGCACCGACGAACTGAAGGATTGGAAGCACAACATCGGCCAGGGCCTGGGCTTCTCCGACGCGCAGTACGCCTCGGCGATCCAGCTCGGCAGCCAGGCCAAACAGGCCTTCGGCGACAATCTGCTGATCTCCGGGCACTCGCTGGGCGGCGGCCTGGCCGCGGCCTCGTCGATGGTCAACGACGTGCCCGCGGTGACCTTCAATGCCGCCGGGGTCAACAACAAGACCCTGGAGCGCGAAGGCCTGGACGCAGACGCCGCCAAGGCCTATGCCGCCGACGGCCTGATCCGCGGCTATCACGTCAAGAACGAACTGCTGACCTATCTGCAGGAGGACAACCTGCTCACCCGCGGCCTGATGCCCGACGCCGCCGGCCACCAGATCCAGTTGCCGGAACCGGACCCGCTGTCGTTCGGCCAGCGCCTGGTCCCCGGCATGATGCTCAAGCATCGCCTGGACCTGCACGGCATCGACTCGGTGATGAAGGCCGAGGACCTGCAGGCGCAAAGCCAGGGGCAAGCGCAATCGGCCGGCCTGTCGACCGGCAGCCGCCTGTTCAACGACGCAGTGGTGCAACTGGACGGGCAGCGCGACCGGCTCGGCCTGCACGACGATGCGGCCTTCCTCAACACCGCTGCCAGCGTGGCCGCGCGTGCCGGCCAGGACGGCCTGCAACGCATCGACCAGGTGCTGCCGAGCCGCGATGGCGACCGCCTGTTCGCGGTCCAGGGGCAGCCGGAAAACCCGGCGCACCTGCGCAGCCAGGTGCAGACCGCCGCCGCGGCCCACGAGCCGTCGCAGGCCAACGTCGGCCAGTTGCAGCAGCAGAACCTGCAGGCGCCGCCGCAACAGCAGGAAGAACGGCAGCGCAGCGTGGCGATGCAGTAG
- a CDS encoding ankyrin repeat domain-containing protein, whose product MRTPVPALIALATSLFFSVSCAAQSGAKEHSAMSASLQDHSVAFRDPALADIAAAIARGDAARIAALAPSTDLSAHGDQNVTLLEWAIWNEQPRALAALLDAGADPSLPGMDQETVVHMAAMAKDPQYLQILLQHGAPVDPVSARANWTPLFRAVQSKRDAQIEMLLKAGADPKRVDATGNSLLHLAAQSSAGNPWVPKLLQAGVDPSLRNAQGKTFQAYFFNTPERLLNANAQQVRNDVRAWLSAHAIPLEASR is encoded by the coding sequence ATGCGTACGCCCGTCCCCGCCCTGATCGCACTCGCGACCTCGCTGTTCTTCTCGGTCAGTTGCGCCGCACAGTCCGGCGCCAAGGAGCATTCCGCCATGTCAGCCTCGCTGCAGGATCATTCCGTCGCGTTCCGCGACCCCGCACTCGCCGACATCGCCGCTGCCATCGCGCGCGGCGACGCCGCCCGCATCGCCGCCCTGGCGCCGAGCACGGACCTGTCCGCGCACGGCGACCAGAACGTCACCCTGCTCGAATGGGCGATCTGGAACGAGCAACCGCGCGCGCTGGCGGCGCTGCTCGACGCCGGTGCCGACCCGTCGCTGCCGGGCATGGACCAGGAAACCGTGGTGCACATGGCGGCCATGGCCAAGGATCCGCAATACCTGCAGATCCTGCTGCAGCATGGCGCCCCGGTCGACCCGGTGAGTGCGCGCGCGAACTGGACGCCGCTGTTCCGCGCCGTGCAGAGCAAGCGCGACGCGCAGATCGAAATGCTGCTCAAGGCCGGCGCCGATCCGAAACGGGTCGACGCCACCGGCAACTCGTTGCTGCATCTGGCCGCGCAGAGCAGCGCCGGCAACCCGTGGGTGCCCAAGCTGCTGCAGGCCGGGGTCGATCCGAGCCTGCGCAACGCCCAGGGCAAGACCTTCCAGGCGTATTTCTTCAACACGCCAGAGCGCCTGCTCAACGCCAACGCGCAGCAGGTCCGCAACGACGTGCGCGCCTGGCTGAGCGCCCACGCCATCCCGTTGGAAGCGAGCCGCTGA
- a CDS encoding HAD-IA family hydrolase, giving the protein MTATPFDLLISDCDGVLVDSEVLADRVMLDALGAYVPRVELEQFLAGSFGLTAQEIVQRVQRQYALDLPPGLCQEIRTRSEALIAAEVQPIDGVREALLALPLPLAVASNSMCESVVASVARAGLADHVGERIFSADMVARPKPAPDVYLLAANTLGVAPERCLVIEDSATGASAALAAGMTVIGFTGAAHIPAGHAATLRQLGVAAVMEHMRELPQTYAALARDAAA; this is encoded by the coding sequence ATGACGGCGACCCCCTTCGACCTGTTGATCAGCGATTGCGACGGCGTGCTCGTCGACAGCGAAGTGCTGGCCGACCGGGTGATGCTCGATGCGCTGGGCGCCTATGTGCCGCGGGTCGAACTGGAACAGTTTCTCGCCGGCAGCTTCGGCCTCACCGCGCAGGAGATCGTGCAACGCGTGCAACGGCAGTACGCGCTGGACCTGCCGCCTGGGTTGTGCCAGGAGATCCGCACGCGCTCCGAAGCGCTGATCGCGGCCGAAGTGCAGCCGATCGACGGCGTGCGCGAGGCCTTGCTGGCGTTGCCACTGCCGCTGGCCGTCGCCTCCAACAGCATGTGCGAGAGCGTGGTCGCCTCGGTGGCGCGCGCCGGCCTGGCCGATCACGTGGGCGAGCGCATCTTCAGCGCGGACATGGTGGCGCGGCCCAAGCCCGCGCCGGACGTGTATCTGCTGGCGGCGAATACGCTGGGCGTTGCGCCGGAACGCTGCCTGGTGATCGAGGACAGCGCCACCGGCGCGAGCGCCGCGCTGGCCGCGGGCATGACCGTGATCGGCTTTACCGGCGCCGCGCACATTCCCGCCGGGCACGCCGCGACCCTGCGCCAGCTCGGCGTGGCCGCGGTGATGGAACACATGCGCGAGTTGCCGCAGACCTATGCGGCATTGGCGCGTGACGCGGCGGCTTGA
- a CDS encoding YbdD/YjiX family protein produces MGGALVPVGQYQAHRRLWRRLVQTARLCCGIPDYDNYVRHMLEKHPDREPMDYKTFFRERQEARYGGKSGFRCC; encoded by the coding sequence ATGGGTGGCGCACTGGTTCCGGTCGGCCAGTACCAGGCGCACCGCCGGCTGTGGCGGCGCCTGGTGCAGACCGCGCGGCTGTGCTGCGGCATCCCCGACTACGACAACTACGTGCGGCACATGCTGGAAAAGCACCCGGACCGCGAGCCGATGGACTACAAGACCTTCTTCCGCGAGCGCCAGGAAGCGCGGTATGGCGGCAAGAGCGGGTTTCGCTGTTGTTGA
- a CDS encoding carbon starvation CstA family protein, whose amino-acid sequence MKGFSKLAWAALAILAAFCLGTIALRRGEHINALWIVVAAVSIYLIAYRFYSLFIADKVMQLDPTRATPAVLNNDGLDYVPTNKHVLFGHHFAAIAGAGPLVGPVLAAQMGYLPGLLWLVVGVVVAGAVQDFMVLFLSSRRNGRSLGDLVREEMGQVPGTIALFGAFLIMIIILAVLAMVVVKALAESPWGMFTVIATMPIAILMGVYMRYIRPGKIGEISVVGLILLLAAIWFGGKVAADPTWGPAFTFTGTQITWMLIGYGFVASVLPVWLLLAPRDYLSTFLKIGTIIALAIGILVVMPELKMPALTQFAASGDGPVWKGGLFPFLFITIACGAVSGFHALISSGTTPKLLANESHMRYIGYGGMLMESFVAVMALVAASIIDPGVYFAMNSPAAVIGADVAAAAHHISTTWGFAITPEQLTATAAAIGEPTILHRAGGAPTLAVGIAQILHQAIPNSSDAMMAFWYHFAILFEALFILTAVDAGTRAGRFMLQDLLGNFIPALKKTESWTANIIGTAGCVALWGYLLYTGVVDPFGGIQTLWPLFGISNQMLAGIALMLGTVVLFKMKRDRYAWVTAVPAVWLLICTTYAGLIKIFDANPSQGFLAQAHKFQDAIASGTVTAPAKSVAQMQQIVTNAYVNTGLTVLFLCVVFAVLVYAIKTILVARRTPQRSDRETAYVALQPHQMADL is encoded by the coding sequence ATGAAAGGGTTTTCCAAGCTGGCCTGGGCCGCACTCGCCATCCTGGCGGCGTTCTGCCTCGGCACCATCGCCCTGCGCCGCGGCGAACACATCAATGCGCTGTGGATCGTGGTGGCCGCGGTGTCGATCTACCTGATCGCCTATCGCTTCTACAGCCTGTTCATCGCCGACAAGGTGATGCAGCTCGACCCCACCCGGGCCACGCCGGCCGTGCTCAACAACGACGGCCTGGACTACGTGCCGACCAACAAGCACGTGCTGTTCGGCCACCACTTCGCCGCCATCGCCGGCGCCGGGCCGCTGGTCGGGCCGGTGCTGGCCGCGCAGATGGGCTACCTGCCCGGCCTGCTGTGGCTGGTGGTCGGCGTGGTGGTCGCCGGTGCGGTGCAGGACTTCATGGTGCTGTTCCTGTCCAGCCGCCGCAACGGCCGCTCGCTCGGCGACCTGGTGCGCGAGGAAATGGGCCAGGTGCCCGGCACCATCGCGCTGTTCGGCGCGTTCCTGATCATGATCATCATCCTGGCGGTGCTGGCGATGGTGGTGGTCAAGGCGCTGGCGGAAAGCCCCTGGGGCATGTTCACGGTGATCGCGACCATGCCCATCGCGATCCTGATGGGCGTGTACATGCGCTACATCCGCCCCGGCAAGATCGGCGAGATCTCGGTGGTCGGGCTGATCCTGCTGCTGGCGGCGATCTGGTTCGGCGGCAAGGTCGCCGCCGATCCCACCTGGGGCCCGGCCTTCACCTTCACCGGCACGCAGATCACCTGGATGCTGATCGGCTACGGCTTCGTCGCCTCGGTGCTGCCGGTGTGGCTGCTGCTGGCGCCGCGCGACTACCTGTCCACCTTCCTCAAGATCGGCACCATCATCGCCCTGGCGATCGGCATCTTGGTGGTGATGCCGGAACTGAAGATGCCGGCGCTGACCCAGTTCGCCGCCAGCGGCGACGGCCCGGTGTGGAAGGGCGGCCTGTTCCCGTTCCTGTTCATCACCATCGCCTGCGGCGCGGTGTCCGGCTTCCACGCGCTGATCTCCTCGGGCACCACGCCCAAGCTGCTCGCCAACGAGTCGCACATGCGCTACATCGGCTACGGCGGCATGCTGATGGAATCGTTCGTGGCGGTGATGGCGCTGGTGGCGGCCTCGATCATCGACCCGGGCGTGTACTTCGCGATGAACAGCCCGGCCGCGGTGATCGGCGCCGACGTCGCCGCCGCCGCGCACCACATCAGCACCACCTGGGGCTTCGCCATCACGCCGGAGCAACTGACCGCCACCGCCGCGGCGATCGGCGAACCGACCATCCTGCATCGCGCCGGCGGCGCGCCGACGCTGGCGGTGGGCATCGCGCAGATCCTGCACCAGGCCATCCCCAACAGCAGCGACGCGATGATGGCCTTCTGGTACCACTTCGCAATCCTGTTCGAGGCGCTGTTCATCCTCACCGCGGTGGATGCCGGCACCCGCGCCGGCCGCTTCATGCTGCAGGACCTGCTCGGCAACTTCATCCCCGCGTTGAAGAAGACCGAGTCGTGGACCGCCAACATCATCGGCACCGCCGGCTGCGTGGCGCTGTGGGGCTACCTGCTGTACACCGGCGTGGTCGATCCGTTCGGCGGCATCCAGACGCTGTGGCCGCTGTTCGGCATCTCCAACCAGATGCTGGCCGGCATCGCGCTGATGCTGGGCACGGTGGTGCTGTTCAAGATGAAGCGCGACCGCTACGCGTGGGTGACCGCGGTGCCGGCGGTGTGGCTGCTGATCTGCACCACCTATGCCGGCCTGATCAAGATCTTCGACGCCAACCCCTCGCAGGGCTTCCTGGCGCAGGCGCACAAGTTCCAGGACGCCATCGCCAGCGGCACCGTCACCGCACCGGCCAAGTCGGTGGCGCAGATGCAGCAGATCGTCACCAACGCCTACGTCAACACCGGGCTGACCGTGCTGTTCCTGTGCGTGGTGTTCGCGGTGCTGGTGTACGCGATCAAGACCATCCTCGTCGCCCGCCGCACTCCGCAGCGCAGCGACCGCGAGACCGCGTACGTGGCCCTGCAGCCGCACCAGATGGCGGACCTGTAA
- a CDS encoding pirin family protein, whose amino-acid sequence MPTLIAPRVHDIGGFEVRRAVPSVQARSVGPFVFIDHMGPAVFEPGHGVDVRPHPHIGLATVTFLWSGEIGHRDSLGSDQVIRAGDVNWMTAGRGISHSERTPTALREHAHPLHGMQTWVALPKSAEETAPAFYHHAAASLPQQRLDGVWLRVIAGRAYGEESPVTVFADTLNVALDLEADAELDLDARHAERSLYILEGDAQLDGVDIPARHLVLPEPGARGRLRAKTPLKAMLMGGEPLDGPRHLWWNFVSSSVERIEQAKQDWREGRFGTIPGDDQEFIPLPEPGR is encoded by the coding sequence ATGCCCACCCTCATCGCCCCCCGCGTCCACGATATCGGCGGCTTCGAAGTGCGTCGCGCCGTTCCCAGCGTGCAGGCGCGCAGCGTCGGCCCGTTCGTCTTCATCGACCACATGGGGCCGGCGGTGTTCGAGCCGGGCCATGGCGTGGACGTGCGCCCGCATCCGCACATCGGCCTGGCCACGGTCACCTTCCTGTGGTCCGGCGAGATCGGCCACCGCGATTCGCTCGGCTCGGACCAGGTGATCCGCGCCGGCGACGTCAACTGGATGACCGCCGGCCGCGGCATCTCCCACTCCGAACGTACGCCGACCGCGTTGCGCGAGCACGCGCACCCGCTGCACGGCATGCAGACCTGGGTGGCGCTGCCGAAATCGGCGGAAGAGACCGCACCCGCGTTCTACCACCATGCCGCCGCCAGCCTGCCGCAGCAGCGCCTCGACGGCGTGTGGCTGCGGGTGATCGCCGGCCGCGCCTACGGCGAGGAATCGCCGGTGACGGTGTTCGCCGACACCCTCAACGTGGCCCTGGACCTGGAGGCGGACGCGGAACTCGACCTGGATGCCCGGCACGCCGAGCGCTCGCTGTACATCCTGGAGGGCGATGCGCAGCTGGACGGCGTGGACATCCCGGCGCGGCACCTGGTCCTGCCCGAGCCGGGCGCGCGCGGGCGGCTGCGCGCCAAGACCCCGCTCAAGGCGATGCTGATGGGCGGCGAACCGCTGGATGGCCCGCGCCACCTGTGGTGGAACTTCGTCTCCAGTTCGGTGGAACGCATCGAGCAGGCCAAGCAGGACTGGCGCGAGGGCCGCTTCGGGACGATCCCGGGCGACGACCAGGAATTCATCCCGTTGCCCGAACCGGGCCGCTGA
- the nfi gene encoding deoxyribonuclease V (cleaves DNA at apurinic or apyrimidinic sites): MEPSSHPVFGDWDGSIVQARALQATLAHQVSLQDEVPDPPRWLAGFDVGFEDDGQVTRAAAVLLDAQTLQLQQAEIARVPTSMAYVPGLLSFRELPALLAALDLLRQRPDLVFVDGQGIAHPRRLGIAAHFGVVTGLPSIGVAKTLLAGRFDEPGPQAGDHSPIVHRGEVVGWALRSKLRCNPLIVSPGHRVAVDSALHWTQRYLRGYRLPEPTRLADRLASRRGEMPAPAVETPSLF; the protein is encoded by the coding sequence ATGGAACCTTCCTCGCACCCCGTGTTCGGCGACTGGGACGGCAGCATCGTGCAGGCGCGCGCGCTGCAGGCGACGCTGGCGCACCAGGTCAGCCTGCAGGACGAGGTGCCCGACCCGCCGCGCTGGCTGGCCGGCTTCGATGTCGGCTTCGAGGACGATGGCCAGGTCACCCGCGCCGCGGCGGTGCTGCTCGATGCGCAGACCCTGCAGTTGCAGCAGGCCGAGATCGCCCGCGTGCCTACCTCGATGGCCTACGTGCCCGGCCTGCTCAGCTTCCGCGAACTGCCGGCGCTGCTGGCCGCATTGGACCTGCTGCGGCAGCGCCCGGACCTGGTGTTCGTCGATGGCCAGGGCATCGCGCATCCGCGCCGGCTCGGCATCGCCGCGCACTTCGGCGTGGTGACCGGGCTGCCCAGCATCGGCGTGGCCAAGACCCTGCTGGCCGGCCGCTTCGACGAACCCGGTCCGCAAGCCGGCGACCACAGCCCCATCGTGCATCGCGGCGAGGTGGTCGGCTGGGCGCTGCGCAGCAAGCTGCGTTGCAATCCGCTGATCGTCTCGCCCGGGCACCGCGTGGCGGTGGACAGCGCGCTGCACTGGACCCAGCGCTACCTGCGCGGCTATCGCCTGCCGGAACCGACCCGGCTGGCCGACCGGCTGGCCTCGCGCCGCGGCGAGATGCCGGCGCCGGCCGTGGAAACCCCGTCGCTGTTCTGA
- the gpmA gene encoding 2,3-diphosphoglycerate-dependent phosphoglycerate mutase, translated as MTRKLVLLRHGQSQWNLDNRFTGWVDVDLTEQGRQEAVAAGRLMREEGLQFDVAHTSVLKRAIHTLQGALKELDQDWLPVHKSWRLNERHYGGLQGLDKAETAAKHGEDQVKIWRRSYDIPPPPMDAEDPGHPLHDRRYATLDRNALPATESLATTLERVLPYWHDAIAPQLKAGQTVLVTAHGNSLRALYKYLNDVSREEILELNIPTGIPLLFELDDSLQVQSYRYLGDPEAAKKAAEAVANQGKAK; from the coding sequence GTGACCCGCAAACTCGTACTGTTGCGCCATGGCCAGAGCCAGTGGAACCTGGATAACCGCTTCACCGGCTGGGTCGATGTCGACCTGACCGAGCAGGGCCGCCAGGAAGCCGTGGCTGCCGGCCGGCTGATGCGCGAGGAGGGCCTGCAGTTCGACGTCGCCCATACCTCGGTGCTCAAGCGCGCCATCCACACCCTGCAGGGCGCGCTGAAGGAACTGGACCAGGATTGGCTGCCGGTGCACAAGAGCTGGCGTCTCAACGAGCGCCACTACGGCGGCCTGCAGGGCCTGGACAAGGCCGAGACCGCGGCCAAGCACGGCGAGGACCAGGTCAAGATCTGGCGCCGCTCCTACGACATCCCGCCGCCGCCGATGGATGCCGAGGATCCGGGCCATCCGCTGCACGACCGCCGCTACGCCACCCTGGACCGCAATGCGCTGCCTGCCACCGAGTCGCTGGCGACCACGCTCGAGCGCGTGCTGCCGTACTGGCACGACGCCATCGCGCCGCAGCTCAAGGCCGGGCAGACCGTGCTGGTCACCGCCCACGGCAATTCGCTGCGCGCGCTGTACAAATATTTGAACGACGTGTCGCGCGAAGAGATCCTCGAACTCAACATCCCCACCGGCATCCCGCTGCTGTTCGAACTGGACGACAGCCTGCAGGTGCAGTCCTACCGCTACCTGGGCGATCCGGAAGCGGCGAAGAAGGCCGCCGAGGCGGTGGCCAACCAGGGCAAGGCGAAGTAA
- a CDS encoding SHOCT domain-containing protein yields the protein MGGFSIWHWLVLMVMLGIPLLIGVVVWMAIRAQRRRPAAVAAPPLPPAASVEQRLRALEQLKAQGLIDAAEYARRREQILAAL from the coding sequence ATGGGTGGATTCAGCATCTGGCACTGGTTGGTGCTGATGGTCATGCTCGGCATTCCGCTGCTGATCGGCGTGGTGGTGTGGATGGCGATCCGCGCGCAGCGGCGCCGGCCGGCGGCCGTGGCGGCGCCGCCGTTGCCGCCTGCCGCCTCGGTGGAGCAGCGCCTGCGCGCGCTGGAACAGTTGAAAGCGCAGGGACTGATCGACGCGGCCGAGTACGCACGCCGGCGCGAGCAGATCCTGGCCGCGCTGTGA